One Pseudomonas sp. B21_DOA genomic window, CAATTGCTGACGGTCGCCTGCCAGCGTCGCTGGTGTGGCCAACCCGCGGTCCAGGAGGCCGCCATGTATCGCCGAATCGTACTGCTTGCCGTGATGCTTTTTTCCCTTGGCGGATGCGTTCCTTATTCCTATGGAGACAGCTACTACAGGTCAGAGGTCTACACATCACCCGCACCGGCCTATTACAGCGGTGGCGGCTCCTATTACCGCAGCGGCGGCACTTATTACACTCAGCCGCGCTACTACCAGCCAGCGCCGCGGTACTACCAGCAACCGCGTTATTACCAGGCGCCGCGGCACTATCAACCGGCCCCGCGTTATTACGAAAGCCGTCGCTGGCACGGCAACGATCGCGGACGCCGGGACGGCCACCGTCGCGGCGGTTGGGACAATGACCACCGGGGCCGCGGCAACTATGATCGTCACAGCGGTCGCCGTGACTACAACGGCCGTGGCAACCGCTGGTAAATCACCGCAACGAACAAGCGGCGCATCAAGCGCCGCTTTTTTTGCCTGTCGAAAACGTGTTCCGTGGGCCGTCTCCCAAGGCAATCCCGGAAGCGTCCTACAGTTTCATTTCGTGGTGTTTGTTAGCGTTCGTGGATGCCGAACGAGGCGAGCAATCCTCAGCTCGATAGCGGCGAAAAATGGACGTTCAGCGCTATGAAGCTACTGGTTATTCATCAAAATTTTCCCGGTCAGTTCCGTCATGTGGTGCTGGCAGCACTGGACCGCGGTGATGAGGTCGTGGCGATAGGCCGGGACACGGCACCGGGCGTCGACGGTGTGAACACCCATCGCTATCGAGCGACCAGCCGAGCGCCCGGCAATATTCACCCCTATCTGATCCGATACGAACAAGCGGTAATTGATGGGCAGAAGGTCTTCGAAATTCTGAGCAGGCTGAAGCGTTCGGGTTATCAGCCAGATGTCATTCTTGCTCATCCCGGATGGGGAGAAACGCTGTTCGCCAAGGACGTCTATCCCGATACGCCGCTGATTCACTATTGCGAGTATTACTATCGAGCGCAGGGCGCCGATTGCGGGTTCGACCCTGAATTCCGCCGAGCCACAAGGGAGTCGTCACGGCTGCGAGTGCTCAACTCGCTGCATCTGTTGAATCTTGAACACTGTGATGCCGCGATTGCGCCTACGCAGTGGCAGCGCAGCCTGTTTCCGGCTGCTTACCAGTCGGCAATCCGGGTAGTTCACGAAGGTGTGATTCAACGTTCTGACCTGGCGAAAGTCGCGGCAGTCAGATTGCCCAATGGAATCGAGCTCAAAGCCGGACAGCCGATCGTCACCTATGTCGCCAGAAACCTCGAGCCTTATCGCGGCTTTCACAGTTTCATGCGAGCGATCCCGCTTATTCAGGCCGAGTGCCCCGATGCGCAGATCATCGTGGTTGGCGGTGATGGTGTCAGTTACGGGAGTAAGCCGGTCGGGTATCCGGATTGGCGCAGCAGGATGGAGGCAGAGGTCAGTTTCGATCACTCCAGCGTGCATTTCACAGGGAAACTTCCTTACCAGACTTACCGCGCGGTTCTCGCATGTTCCAAAGTCCATGTTTATTTGACGTATCCGTTTGTCTTGTCGTGGTCGTTACTGGAGGCGATGGCGTCCGGTTGTGTGGTTGTTGCGTCGGATACGGCTCCGGTAAGGGAAGTCATTGTCGATGGGGCTAATGGCATGTTGGTGGATTTCTTCGACCATCAAGGAATTGCCAGCAGTGTAAGCAAGGTTTTGCAGTCGGCAGGTGAGTACGATGGTCTTGCCAGCGCCGCGAAGTTGACGGCAGGTCGGTTCAGTGTGGAATCGGGCGTGAGCCAATACTTTGAGGTTTTTGCAAACGCGATATCCGGACATAACGACATACCAACCGTTCCGCAGTTTGAGCGGGAGGTTTGAAATGTCCAGGAAGTCGCGTAAGCAGGCGATCAGGTGGTTTAAAAGGTTATTGAAGTATGGATTGTTCTTTTATGTCTGTTATTGCGTAGCGGAATTTTATATTCGCAAAGAACAATCCGCGGCGTCGGCGGCTATTCACCAGGCAGACGAGAAAGCTTGTCAGAACAAACTGGCGAGCATGCAGCAAGTGCCGATATTAGGCGGCGCCTATATAGATAAGACGCTAGTCCCTGAGTTTTACGTTGGCATGCCGGAGATGGTGAACAAGAAAGCGTGTCTGGCCATTGCTCTGAAGGGGCTTTTCTGGTGGACCGGGACGGGACTGCACCGGCACCAGAATCAGCGCCCGGAACCGATCCCCGAAAGCTGGCGGCTCTATAAATTGAATGCCGGGCTTTTTACTAGAAAAGAAACTACCGAGCCCCATGAGCGGGGTTATCGGCACGTCAACTGGCCGGATGAGTTGATTGTGAAACTAAAGAATTATCCGGGGCTGGAGATTTGGCTGGATGCACCTCCGCCGCATTTCAAGAATGAAGACTCGGTTAGAACGTTTGTCATTACTGGCTGGCCGCGGCGAGATGGAACCCCTCGGTTGATCAACTGTGACGGCTTGATTCGCCCGGCGTCGGAGGAAAAACTGACTGACGAGAAACTGGCAAGGTTCAGCAGAGCTGAATTGGAAAATCTTGATTTCGGCAAACTGAATTTCTTCTGCAATATCAATCTGGATAACTTCGACTTTTCCGGGGGCACGGTAGCGTAGGACTCGGATTAGCGTCATTACGCGAAGCACCTGAGATGCTCAAATATCTCAGTGACTATCTTTCACGCTCTGTTATTACAAGGAAGTAACAATGAGTTATGT contains:
- a CDS encoding glycosyltransferase family 4 protein: MPNEASNPQLDSGEKWTFSAMKLLVIHQNFPGQFRHVVLAALDRGDEVVAIGRDTAPGVDGVNTHRYRATSRAPGNIHPYLIRYEQAVIDGQKVFEILSRLKRSGYQPDVILAHPGWGETLFAKDVYPDTPLIHYCEYYYRAQGADCGFDPEFRRATRESSRLRVLNSLHLLNLEHCDAAIAPTQWQRSLFPAAYQSAIRVVHEGVIQRSDLAKVAAVRLPNGIELKAGQPIVTYVARNLEPYRGFHSFMRAIPLIQAECPDAQIIVVGGDGVSYGSKPVGYPDWRSRMEAEVSFDHSSVHFTGKLPYQTYRAVLACSKVHVYLTYPFVLSWSLLEAMASGCVVVASDTAPVREVIVDGANGMLVDFFDHQGIASSVSKVLQSAGEYDGLASAAKLTAGRFSVESGVSQYFEVFANAISGHNDIPTVPQFEREV